The DNA region GATTCAAACATTAAATTCATGACTTTTGCTTTTTGTGGAGACAAAAGTGGTAATCATCCAGGTCTAGATATGAAGTTCAGAGTTAAGCAGAGAAATGcatataaaccaaataaaagcaCGAGAAGCTATCGATATTCATTGGAAAAAGAACAGTGTGTGTGTATTAATACCTTCACCACAGCTGAGCTTGACACTCTTAAAGCAAGTGTTGGAGCGCAAGAACTCGAGTAAAGTCGTAGAAGGATTAACTGACAAGACTTCAAATTTCTCTCCATTAACAGCAAACACCAAATCTTCACACGCCATTCTCTTCCCaaactaattataaaaagaGTAGTATATATCAGCAGACAAGAGTTAGTAGCTGCATGAAGAGCTCAAGTATTGGCAggaatttataaagaaataaacCAGTTGCTAAATTGATTTCAGGAagtgcaacaaaaacaaaagggaaagTGATTGACAAGAGTCAAACATAAAATCCACTAACTTTACCAATTTCAATACGAAACGAAAGCAGAGATTAGTAAATTGGACGCAAAGCTATCTACCGAAACGAGTCCACTCCACTATAAATGAGTGATAAAGCAATGCTGATTTTATTAAAGAGGTGATGGGTAAAAGAAAGATGGGGTTTCAACTCTAGTCGTAAAGGTGAGAGAGTGGTCTAAAACTGGGAAATTGTATCTAAAATGAGAAAAATTTCTTAGATTGGAATTCATAGTGTTGATGAGAACTACGTCATTGTGCCCATAAACTCATTCAGTGTTCGGAAGAAAACGACTACTTAATCTCTCTAATTTCAACGTTTTACCTAAATCGGAAGGTGACTTTGGCCTTGGAGGTCCGATTGATTTCTCCAGAACCTTTCCACTTCGGTCTTCCCTTCCCCATTCGATACCCATTACGTTTGGTCTGCGCGAATCACCCCATCCCGAAATATCCCATTCACACTTGATCTGGAATCGAAGCATCTCTGTGTTTCGAAGGCTCAATACGTTCGTTAGCTCACCTCCGGCTTCGCAGACACACTCACTGCTCAACGCGTCGTAACGATCTCCCGCAATCCCTAAAATtcgaaccttttttttttttttttttccgatttttAAAACCCAATGTAACCGGAGATTCTAGTTTTGGTAGGGAACCAATTTGATCTAACCGATTCAAACCGTACCGAATCACTATAATACCATCGTGATTTATTTCACCATCTAACTTTAGATGATGACCGTTGGATGTTGAATCTTTCCAAGTGGTTATGTTTAGTTAGTCTAGTTATGTCATATGTGACGTATATtcattttccaaattttcaaaataaatcaaatgtgATTTGGTTACGGTATAACACAATTTTGCTGTTGCGTGACAAGCAAACCTAAAGCCCTATGACTCTGTAATACTAGTGACGCACTCAAACCTTGAACTCTAAGCATTACAACCAATCAAGTAGAgacatttatattttaaatcctACAACTTATGCTTCATGTTCGGATCGTTTGTCAGTGGCACCTTCTGAATCTTCATTTGTATCCAGATTTTCTTTTAGCTCTTCCTGTGACTCAGCATTCGCTGCCTCTATTACGTCTTCTGTGGTTGCTTCAGGATTCCTAAGTTCTGAAATCACAAGTTAAACAGTTAAAACTCATGCGGTCAGGCGAAAGAAGCACATGAGTTCAGTATCAATGGCTTTAAAGATGGTTgaggatatatatatgtgtgaaaTCGTCATCCACAGTAcctggtttctttttcttccttgaAGATCTTCTTGATGTTCCATCAGATGCTGCACCGACAAGTAGATTGCAATACTTCGTCACTACCTTTTCTTTCTCATCTAGCATTCCCAAAAGCTCATAGGCATCTGCCACTGTCTGCACAATGTGTTTGTCCGGCGGCTTACGGTCATAACTCTCCAGATCCTTAAATAGCTTCATAACccatatacaaataaacaagGTTTGATGTCAGTACAAAATAACTTACTAGTTCTGCTTAAGTATCAACGAgcaatatattttctatctaatgTCCGGTCAGTGAAGAGACAAGGGGAAACATAACGAACCTTAACAAGTTCCTGTAACATGTTGTTCCGGAAATATATGCGCATCATTTGTAAGCATAATTTCCAAGGTACAGAATGCAGATCATTCCCAATTTTCTTTCGCCAGATTACATGCGCCTCTTCTGCTCTGCGATCCTTATCTAACGCCCGTATCAACTGTCCATACGTCCCCATCGTGTTCCCTTGTCCCTTACTTAGGATCCACTTTATCACCTACAACGATTACACAGGGGAAATGGAATTAAAACGTCTACAAGATTCTGTTCTACTTTTTTAGTAACTATAAAATTAGTCGGTATGTTCTTGGGTATTTGATTATTCATGGTTCATGACTTCCAaggtgagagaaaaaaaagagacaagacATTCGGGTGATAGATACCTGGACCATTCGGTGCCATTGCTGTTCCTTTTCAAGAATAGCTATGACTCTTTTGAGGGAAGCAATGGGGAAATTGCGTTCCCAAGCAACCCAAGCATCCAAAGCTCCATAAACAACCTCTTTATTATCTTCTATATCAAGAAGCTGCATTCACATCGTAATAAAGGTTTGGACAGATGAGCCAACAGATAAGGGCAAAAAAACCAAGATTTAAACAAACATTTGGAAATTCTCATCATTGTCAAGCCACTAGAAAGGCAAAAAGGAAGAATAGCTTGTATTAAAAATTTCTGCTTACATTGTTTACAAGAAACTTTATTTTATCCTTCTTGGGTATGTTCTCCCCAATTTGATGTTTTCTAGGGGTATCAGCGCTTTCCTTCTTTGATGATTTAGAAACATCTTGCTCATCCTACAACAAGATGAAAACTAAGCATCCCAAGGATCTTACTGGTGACAATAACGCAAGAGATCTAAATGATGAAAGGCAAAATTCTCAGGAATCGCTAACCAAAAGCAACTGGATTAGGGAAAGTAATTTGATCATCAGATATACTAGTTAGGTTATATGACTATACGAAACTGCTGAGACCTACAGGCCACTGAAtgaaaatctaaactttttgcTCAAGATGATGTATAAGATCTGTCTGAAAGAGAAACTTAATTGAGCTCACACTAAGACTTGGACAGAAAAACACAAAGCTTAAACTCAGTGTATTCTATTGTACCTCAGTTTTCACAATACTTCTAGGAGATGCATGAGAATCAGCCACAAACTGATAACTCATTGATTGGACCCTTAAAAAGGCGGGCTTGTTTTTCTGGTTGACCTGAGAAATATCATGTCACACACAATGAGATGTATACAACaagaatcttaaaaaaatttgcTTCAGTGATCACAATCAGTACCTGACATTCATTACACTGTTTAGATCTCTAAGCAATGTTTTAGAAGTTATATAAGACGAAAAACATATCACAGATGAAAACTTACCctgagaagatgatgaaatggACCAGTTAGAACGCCAGGATTACCAATGGTGTTGTGATTCCTAGAGAAGTATGTATGGTAAAACATCAGAGTCAATACagctcgaaaaaaaaaaatggattttgcATCCATGTTTTGGTAAATTAGTGAATAAAAAATGATGCTAACTGATCAAAATCGAGCTTTTACCTTATTCGATTGGGATGAGAGACCATTCCTGTGTTACCTAACAATAAGTTTCGAAATTAAAAAATAGGATTCAACAAcagtcttaaaaaaaaaaaaaaaaaaagaccctTTCGAAGCTCTACTACAGAAAGAAGAACTTGACTACCTACAGCAATCAGCTCCAAATTCGAACTCAGAGATTCCAattcattaaccaaaaaacaTCAATGTGCAATATTCTTAACAAAGGATACGAAAACGAATTTATAAGCAATACCACCAACCATAAATTTCGTCACATCCCCCTCCGGTGAAGAGATTTCGTGCTGCCGCAATAGGAGACAACTTCGCAGTTAGGTTTCCGGTTGCGCAACTAACGGCGCGTTTCAGAGACGTTCGAGGAATCAGAGAACTGAAACCCGCCATTGGAGGCGGAGTGAGGTGAACGGAGGAGACGGAGGCGTAAAgtggtttctctttcttctgtacaatttaatttgatttttgaataaaatgattaaaaccatAATAAGTCTAGGCCCATTAGGAAAACAATTGGCCCATTAAGTCTAGGCCCATTAGGAAAAAATCGGCCTGACAAAGAAAGACGCTTTCTActctactttttctatttagaTCCGTTGAAGTAAACCGGATCGGTTTAGTGAAGAGGGTAATTTGGGAATGAGAGAGTTATGTttcatgattcttcttctccgttcGATTCCCAACGTCCGTGGGTGGGAGGGAAGacgaaaagaagaaataaacacGGAGAGAATGAGACTATTTTCCCAGATTATGTTCTGCTTCTGATGAGACAACCTCTATGTTGGGAAAGAGGAATGTTCGTTGTCAAATTCGTTATGGATCCATGTTAGTTAATTgggatttcaaaattttctgtGTTTGATGTTTCTCCTCCCGTTGGGTTTTGTTGATGCCGAGATTGTTTTCTGACCAGATTCCGTCGTAAATTATGGTACGAGCTTTCTATTCTTTAAATCGCATTGCTGTTTCTTCAATAAAAATTACTCCTTTTGGTTTCCTCtctcttgttttgtgtgatttaatagtaatgaaattttgaatgttgtttttatggaagagagaaagaaaaagaagaaaacgatttttttttttgtttgagaaatTCATTCGCTCTTTGTTGTTCAATTCGATTTTCATATTCTCGGAGTACCTGTTTCGATTTGTGTAGTTTATGATGTGGTTAATGCGCAGGCTGCTTCAGCCAAAGTAACTGTAGGGTCTCATGTCTGGGTGGAGGATTCAGATGATGCCTGGATTGATGGGGAAGTTGAAGAAGTTAACGCTGATGATATCACTGTTAATTGCTCCGGCAAGACGGTAAGAATTAGTATATAACTTGTTAGATAATGCCCA from Camelina sativa cultivar DH55 chromosome 3, Cs, whole genome shotgun sequence includes:
- the LOC104762399 gene encoding pentatricopeptide repeat-containing protein At4g18975, chloroplastic-like; translation: MAGFSSLIPRTSLKRAVSCATGNLTAKLSPIAAARNLFTGGGCDEIYGNTGMVSHPNRIRNHNTIGNPGVLTGPFHHLLRVNQKNKPAFLRVQSMSYQFVADSHASPRSIVKTEDEQDVSKSSKKESADTPRKHQIGENIPKKDKIKFLVNNLLDIEDNKEVVYGALDAWVAWERNFPIASLKRVIAILEKEQQWHRMVQVIKWILSKGQGNTMGTYGQLIRALDKDRRAEEAHVIWRKKIGNDLHSVPWKLCLQMMRIYFRNNMLQELVKLFKDLESYDRKPPDKHIVQTVADAYELLGMLDEKEKVVTKYCNLLVGAASDGTSRRSSRKKKKPELRNPEATTEDVIEAANAESQEELKENLDTNEDSEGATDKRSEHEA